aggggcccccaggccccccctggatccgcctatgttggGGATCTGCATAGCTCACCTAATGTGAATTTGTTATATGTACATAGTAGATATATGTGTTGCTGATCATTAATGCACTTTACACAATTAAGCTAGCtctatgtggtatgattgttaatgtcAAAGACAAATCTCCACCAAATAGTGACAGACAAAATTCTGTATAAGAACCATAAGTAACTGTCTTCAACATGGGAAAGTTTTAAGATAACCaacaaaactgttaaaaaaaatcaaacaaattataTTTCAGGGGCAACAACACCAAAACAGGTACTCATGATTTTCTGCTGATAAGTTTTGCTATTATAAATTTTTACCTTGCTAATATAGATTCAAGAAAACAGCTAAAAATCGTGAAAATTTGGAATACAATTTTGTTTCAGGGGCAAAAACTCCAAAACTGGTTAAtagatttttctgaaattttgagGGTAGAAAGATAGTGTCTTCCTAATCCTTTATGCAATAACTTTAAATCAAGCTAGCTTTTGTGATAACAGCCACAACCTGTTAAAATTGGAAAAAGGGatatttttaaaggggcataTTACTCAAAGACTGGAAGTTTGATTTTCTCCATTTTTTATGGTAGATACAACGAATTAAAAGTGTTGATCAGTTTTTCATTTTACACTTTTCACTTTGCTTCTATATTAATCATAACAGCCAAAAACTCTAAAAATAGTAATAATAGATTTCATGGGCAATAACTCCATATGACGCCTTCAGATTTTCCAGGTAGATTGAACTTGCCATGCTGATAAATTATGCAATTCATACTTAAAACctaacacattttgttttttattcaaaaaccaaaataattaataatcaacATGTCAGATGTAGGGTTGAAAAAAAATTCTAACATTTTCATGGTAGATAATGCTTGTTGTGCTGGGCATTTTAAACCTCAATTGTTTTTCTCTAATTTGATTTAGGTTTCAAGATAatgatataaaccaaaaactagTTTGACTGACCCCTTTGTTATAATTTGCTACTGAGTCAATGTTGGTTTATTAACCTGGACAAAAATTTATATGAGgcagacaaaatttaaaaaaaatagattacaaTTACAGAAGTAAAGTGTTGGCAAAAACTGACATGGgcttttggccaggtgagctacgAATTTTACTAACTAAGAAAACACCTTTTACCACAATTAACTGATTACGTGTTCAAATTGTAGTAACTCTAGCAATGTTGCTTGATGGATACAAGTATTCTGTAAAAGAAACGCTAGGTATTAATAAAAGCTCATATTGTCACTTTTAAAAATTAACTTGCAACATTATGATTAAATCAAAATAACATACATTATTTAgtagattttattttcatatcatcaagatgtaaaaaatcaaataacaaaataacatgaTATCACACCCACATGCAATATaacaaacagataaatgggaACATAACAATCTACAACACCTTCTAACGGTTCGAGTATTCACAGTCACTGAAATCTATGTCATCAGAAAGAGCTTTGGATATTTCCTCAGTTAACAGATGGTGTAAGGATCCTCCGTCGTGAGAATAAATCCAAGTACCATTTGTAAAATCATATCTTTTTGGACCACTGTGAATAGAGAAGAAATATAAATCAGCAAGTTATTGAACTTCGATCTCAATTTCTAAAAATATCCCCTACTGATGATAACTATGTATGCTAGCTCAATGATGACTAGCAAAGTACTAAGTTGAAAACGTTTTAAACCTTGATTCAAGTAACCAATGActctttattttgaatttgacctctgaccttgaaaATCAATAGAGGTCATCCTCTACTAATGTGGATCAGAGGTAGCAGGTATACTGCTAGTCTCTGAGGGTACTGGTCACTCAGTTGAAAGTGCAACTGTCCTGGAATATAATCTGCTTGAAACTTTTCATATCTTTAAGAATAATATGTATGTAAAATTAAAGCTGTGCTATTAATGTCAATTTTGCACCCTTGCTCATTACCAGATCTTTGTGGGTTTCCTGTTTATCAATCTTTGTGAACATTTGTTTGTCTATTCATCCTTTTTCTTTTCCATTGTCAATTATGTAAAACTATAATTGTTTCAATCTAATTAAAGGGGCACTTATTTAATAGCTGCCAAATTCGTGTTCACTGATTTGATTCAAATTCTCATATTCTATTTATAACATAGTAAGAGTTTATTCTGGTTGACATGTTTTCAGGACAATATTACACATTAACGTCATTATAACAACCTCTATTGTTCGCCGCTAAATTTGTACTTCACTATTTGATTTCATGTGTAATATTGTCCTGAAGACGCCACCCTTGTTGGCGAAACATGTCGACAGAATAAACTCTTACCATGCGGTAATTGATgggtgttgttgtcttttttagttttattttacttATCTATAGTGAAAGACAACTGTGAATACCTTTCGGTATCCACCCACTATTACCCACCCGCACGATAAccacttcaggtgttggttcacctTGTTCAAGATCaagtttatttataacaatgttaaacatttttccaaactatcaaaaatatcaaaaaaaacatttacaggACACGGTCTCAATAAGATGTTGCTATGTTTCATGTGAAATTTAGcaaagacgccatctaattaactattgagttgaccttctatgaccatataagcgatgtaaacataaacacagatataaatagattaagcaactcgtgcaattggatttttataggtctgttaaattttgtattatagattaaaaatttatgtttatcgtcgttttAACCTTTATAAGAAGGATtttgtgtggatcgaatcagttaatcaaattatttacctttgtttcactttcaatgctgacattcttttcctttaaatacctgtacacggacaatgcatgtGCTATTCTATCACTTTCTATGGGGTTCAATTGGActtcacatgaatatggatttaatGTGGTTGAGTTATTTacttgtaagtgaataattcattatcaatgtttattagcctaatttgacaaaattgaaccatttaaactgataaaagcaaattattatttcactttttcactttcattaatgattgaacaaaaaaaatcctacttttgattttttatatatctcgtagctagtgcccctttgaAATTAAATCTCCAAACTTGCTTATTTTTATGCTTGGTCACTGCGTGGGACCAAGCATAAAAATTAGCGAGTGCAGAGATTTAATTTCAATCAGATTGTAATTGTTTAACCTATAGGTTTCAATGTACGAAGGGAATAAAGAGTTTTGATATGCAACATAGACTTAAACTCAGGATCaaatgttgtgttttttataTCTCCAGAAACATTAACGTCAAAGTATTTAAATTGACATACCTCTAATTAGGCTTTCAGTCTTctaaattgaattgtttaatattttgtataacgtggccttttatagccaactataGGTTATGTGTTTTTCGCAATGTTGTAGGCTGTAGGGTTGCCTTTAATAGCTTAATTtcacttcattggaaatttggtGGGTACttgtctcatttggcaatcacatcacatctcccccccccccctatttttaTAAAGATTGTTTCATTACCTAATAGGAGATGATAACCAGATCTGTTTATTAGGTGACTGTTTGTTGATCACATATGTTCCCCATTTATCACTGATCTTTACTGTTAACACACCATCctgtataaaaaatataaaaaaaacatcatacagCAAGGAATTCCAATATAACATAATGTTGTGTTGTTTCATTGAAGGAGGAGATTCACGGGGAGGATCTTTGTTAACAAGTGGATGAAACCCTGTAATTTGATTATCTGAAATTATCATATATTCTGCTTAATCTTTCAACAATTTAATGTCATACATGTATTGGAAAAAATTATATGGTGTAAGGAATAAAACTGTAAAAATTtgcttcaatatttttttttcattattttaatagATGAAAAGATATCAAGCTGAGCCTGATATTatcacccccctccccccccccccccccccccccccgccatCTTGGATTTCCTTTATACTGTGGAtaaattattattcattggataccaatttttgggGAAACAGtggaaccacaaattcaaattttcaaagaattacaaattttatataggctttgtatgcagagattggcaaatcccccaaatcaaatatccatgaaaatgaaagttttccccaatccacgaaaataaatgaatccacagtatcactTATAGCTACGTACTTTCTCGAGGGTACTTTATAACTTGATTTTTGATATTGGCAAAATACTCCATAAAAagttgatacaaaaaaaattcaaagcgTCATTCAACAGTCTTAATTTTTCagtatgaactaaaattaaacacatcaaaatattggttgtagttgattctatggacaaaggaagataactcaacTCCAAtattaacaatgacatcattgatattttaaGAACAGACATTAAATTACCTCACACCAAtattaacaatgacatcattgatattttaaGAACAGACATTAAATTACTGCACACCAATATCAACAAttacatcattgatattttaaGAACAGACATTAAATTACTGCACACCAATATCAACAAttacatcattgatattttaaGAACAGACATTAAAGTACTGCACAATGTACAGGTTATGTAATTTCCCTGACAAGTATACAATCATTTTGTAACTTGAATATTCAAACAAAActtcattgataaatttctggaaatgttcatgaaTAGGATGTTTTAAATGTTATGATCAtcatcaatgcactatattttcaGTATCTCAAATGTAGTGATCAATCTTGGAAGATTTAGAAATCAAGTCAGTACcatagggttttgattgcatttcatacCATCTTTACCCAAAAATGATGGTACATTGGTACTTACCGCGTATGCTACATCATATTCAGGATCACAGTCCTTAGTCTCTGCTAATAAGTCAAATTTGTCAGATAATGACTGTAATGTTTCTTCCGATATTTCTTCATACTTATTTACTGATAATTCTGAGCTGTTCACATTGAaaagaaaattgatttttatGTTACTTGAagatacatattttgttttttcttcatattgaTCTATGGTTTATTAACACTTTAAACCAATTTAGttttttggttgttgtttttttagccTTAAGCTTTTTGTAGCTGATTTCACAGCAATATACTTTTATGgaaatttctaatttttatttaccAATATAAAGCATGATAAGAGAAGATTCAAGTTTCACATGCATGAAttcatgaaaatatattatttcagTTATTTTTCTATTAATGAAAGTGATTTACTTTATTACTGTACTTGTGagaacttttaaaaaatcttgttaACAAATAAATGTCTATAAATCTAACCTGTTAGTCGTTGTTGAACAAGACAATTGAGGGGTTTGTCTGTATGTTTGTTGTTCTTTCTGTcttcttttaatgttttgtatatatgaaCCACATGAACAGACTCTTGTGGCTGTGGATGAAGTTCTAGTCtatttaataaaacataattacatgtataacaaaaacatatttaagtatttaaaaaaaaatggtggctCATTGGAAAAATTGTACATATATTACAAGATACTTCTACCCTAGCCAAGACattgtcagaggcggatttagggggcccaggcccccccccctttttagaaaaaatttggttggttatatagggaatcactgaagcgtgacggaatCTGGCCCCCCttaagcagtcagtgggccccctcttatgaaaatttctagatctgcCACTGATTGTTGCCCTCCCCTTTTTTgaataaatgataaaatctgttattttttttgtttcactgTATTAAATGAACATAGTAATTCTGTATATAACTTGTATTTGCTATTTTCAATCCATCCCAAGATCACTATCCACAGGCAAAGTGGTCACTAGTGTATTATACATTGTAGAGAGAAGGTATCTCACTTCGTACCTTATCACTTATTTTCCTACATGAATTCTAGGAGAAATCCCAATTTTAattcattaaatattaaattttcattgGGTCAGTGGGCATTACTCGTTTAACTTTTAAAGCGCTGGTTCTTCTAATATAATTTGAGTTCCATCGACAAAACAGTTAAATTTTGCTCCTCGTGTCATTAGTCAAAAATTAAACCGGTCTACAATCTTGTCTATCCTTACTGTACAGTAGTAATTTTTGGTGCCAGAcaataatatttactttttttcagatCATAAAAAAATCAACTGATTTGGACGAAtcacattgatttttttctaatataacaGTAAGATaatatggggacaaagtccccaatcatggtagaaaaatcaataataaatttttttttttttaaattcgggaaaatttcccaaatttttcatcctactaataaacttaaaatcgttaacttttttttcagatctacttcctgttctGGTTTCtccgcatttgcgcagaaatcttcTCCCTTTTCcagtcttgtttgcatgagactttgaataaaatatatatttttcagtctACAGTGGTATTGTTTGCcttaaaggagaaggttcacgaagggttaaaattggccctgattttttaatgtttttttaaatcgggccaaaatattacaaatttaacatagaaatacttgtgataatactaataagaaataaatattttttctgacactttcctTTACAATTTATGGAGCTATGACCCCTTCAATAAACATAATTTGTATTAACAGGtaaattttggtactttttttccataattttaattttttttggcataattaaccttggccgcTATCCaagatccaaaaagtttttatattgatggaaTCTTTTGATTACAACACATtctggatcgtaggtggcggccaaaGTGTTTCTAAgacttttaggtctgaaaaatgcacaaaatcatcatattttgacaaaatgaccaaaattaaggcttactttggagaatattatatattcttatgaaaagaactgatatatttagcatttaaacttttgaaatagacccatttacaaATTGAGACtattttggtgttttatgataaagttgatattttaggccattttgtgccataagtgaaccttgtccttaatcggagaataaaggctttttcccctggagaaaaatcccaatttgagaaaaaaatggcttaaaattattcccaaaaagacaacttttttcccaaacagtgcagtctcagtagtaattgtgcatgaatacaaactgaaaaacactcatttaaacccttttgcctaaaatgactatatgtgcagatttgagggtctatttatgtatcatcactgacaataaggggtcttatttcaaatgagggtttacctctcaaaagggggtctgcaaattgaagttccagtcaaattcatctttcattatctgattataaatttcccaatttgataaaaatgacgcatattttccccaaaaaaaagggtagaggtagttttgaaaaaagccaacaatatcactgagtctagtaaaatataagattggaactcaatacaaattcattttttataattgtttgatatgaaaaaaacgttaccttaTGAAAGcgtttattttgtttacattgaatatgacgtcataacttaaagaacgtcacagctaaatccctaacaacagaaccaaaatggGGAACGTTACGGCATTTCTGTTTCTTTTATcaatatgtttgaattaaaaaaaataatgcatacagacttcgtccccattcacaggttatgcctgcctcatattacttTGAGACCTCTGATGAATCTCGACATAATTTTTCACAAATCAAgataaaattttaatcatttttaccactggcacttgtttctgtcaatgcgGGATTTACTATCCACACCCGATTCTTCGTACCGGTGTGGATATtaaccccacattgacagaaacaagtgcctgtgaatttGACACTAAGAGTAAAGGTGGGAGCCCATAGGCATAGGCATATTGACCGTTTGACACCTGGCGGTATACGACATTCATTTCCTCACATATATGTTAAGTGGTGACAGCTAAATAAGAGTGTGTAAAataattctaatatataatttaaatataaatccaAGGATATATCCTAATCCTTGATTTCACCTAATAACAGTATTTTCACTATTTACAATTTcgataactgtatttttttaaaggaataaaTTGATAAACATACTGTATTACTTATTAAAACACTGGGAggtttaaaatactttaaaaccCCAAGTTTTAACAGTTTTGACATTATTCGAGTACAAATCTGCAAGCACCTGCTAACCGGAAGTTGACGTCTGCTCTTCTTTGACCAAAGGATAGATTTTATTTTGCAAgcatataaatatacaatttataataaatttgatctataaacaaaacaaaaaaatgactttaaaacaACTTATATTGTATATCAGACTAGACTTTGGATTCATCATTGTTTTAAAACGAAATAATTTGTTGAATTTGCAGGATAAATACAATTAAGTCTCccctaaaaataaattattacttcCGGTAAACAGTTCAGG
The window above is part of the Mytilus galloprovincialis chromosome 4, xbMytGall1.hap1.1, whole genome shotgun sequence genome. Proteins encoded here:
- the LOC143072738 gene encoding frataxin, mitochondrial-like, whose amino-acid sequence is MSKLLKLGVLKYFKPPSVLISNTTRTSSTATRVCSCGSYIQNIKRRQKEQQTYRQTPQLSCSTTTNSSELSVNKYEEISEETLQSLSDKFDLLAETKDCDPEYDVAYADGVLTVKISDKWGTYVINKQSPNKQIWLSSPISGPKRYDFTNGTWIYSHDGGSLHHLLTEEISKALSDDIDFSDCEYSNR